CGCTGTCTCGTTCACCCAATCCATCGAGTCACGATACCAAGCCATCACCGTTTCCGATGCCACCTGGACGCAGCCGAGAAAAAATACAAATACGATAACAACGGCGAAGAACTTGCCAAACCCCTCGTCGCCTTTCGGGTCATTGCTCTGGATGACGTATTGTTGCCGGTTATCCTTCAACATATCCCTTAACGGTCCCGATCGTCGTGGTCGCGTTCCCTCTGTTCCATTTGTTCCCGCTCAAGCTCCTCAAGGCGAGGAACGTGCTGTTGGGCGGGGTCAGTCCGTGTGGTATCTCCGCTGCGGTGATCAGCTTCACTCTCTTTATTTAGACGATTAGTAGCGTCCACCGTCGAAGCTAGTTCGTGGGCTTTCCGAGCATCGTCCTCACGGTCGGGCTCAGCTTCGGGGTCAAACTCCCTCTGCATCTCAGCTAAGTAGGCGGCTTCATCAATCGGCGCCGGCTCGACGGCCTTGAAGCTGGTATCGACGACAACGCCATGTACTTTCAATTGCTCCAATTGAGGAGCAACACTTTCGACATGGCCCTCATGCTCTCGCCTATCCCTTTCGATCTCGGGCTCATATTCGAGCCCGCTCATGCGAGCCGAATCCGCGTCCTCATCATCGTAACCATAGTCAACCTCGGTCCGCGAGAGATCAAGAACCTCATCCGGGCCGAGCCTATCGAGCTGAGCACTCATGTGCGACAGGAATTGACGTTCGGCACTGGCCTCGCTTCGCGTCGCGTAGCTATCTTCTGAGATGAAATTCGGCGAATCCTGGCTGTTCAAACGCTCGTCAAGTCGATCGATCCGCTCGACTATCACGCCCTGCACTCCCTTTATGACCTCTTCGCGGTCATCGTTGCGCGACGGAACATTGTTTTCCGCCTGATCGATCAACCGTTGTAGATCGGGATCCTCCTTGGCAATCTCTCGAACGTAGCTGTTCCCAGCGATAGCCAATTCCGCGGCACGCTGCATCGCCTGATCAAGCCCGGCCTGCATTGCCTCCTTACCGTCGGCTGAAAACTCCCCTGCTTCGATCCGATCGAGCCCCTCGCGGTAGTGGTCGACGTCAATCATGGCATCATTACCGGCCTCGACGACAGCCTCGCCGTGTTTGGCGACTGCTGATCCCCACGCGTCATTGATAGGATCACGTGAGGAATTGCGAGCAGCTTCGGCGTATTGCTTGAGAACGCCGTCCTCAATCTCAAAACTCCGTTCGCTTATATATGCCTTGCTAAAGCCCTCTGCTTTGAGCCGGCCGATCTCAGCCTCAACGGCGCGCGCAAACTCCTCCTCGGGCATTTGCGATTGCTCCATTCCGTCCATCCTTCCGTCGGGCGAAATGACTTCTGTCAGCTCTTCACGGCTCTGCGTAGCCTGCATTTCGTTGCGCTTTTCATATAGCTCTACCAGCTCACGTTTCTGGTTGACGAAGTCACGGGCCAAGCCCGCTACCTCATCAAAGTCGGCTCGGTCATCTGCGGCCACGGTGCGCTCCAGCTTGAACAACGCCGTTTCCACCTTCTTCTCATAAGCCTCGAACTCTGCTCGTGACGTTTCGCGCAACTCTTGACCCTCCAAAACCATTTCCTGCAACGTAACCAAATTGGCGCGGAAATTCGATCCGAAATCTGCGTGAATGATATTGGCGCCGGCGTCCTTCGTTGCCTCCGAAAGCCCAGCTTCTAAGTATTCTCGGTGCTGTGTAGCATAGACAATGGTCTGACGATCACCGCTCGCAAGGGCGACCTTCTGCCACGATTCCTGCGCCTTTATGATGTATTGTCGGCTCCTGTCGCTTTTCGCGACCGCGCGCCGGCCGCTGCGCTTGGCGTCATACCGCGCCTGCGCTGGCTCGCTCGTCCCGACATGCTCCGTGCGACCGTTGCGGCTCACCGGCCGAACCTGCGTCCGCGTGAAGGCGGGCGGAGTGGCAAACTCTCGCCGATCGGTCATTTCCATTTCTATGCCATGTTCCCGCGCCTTCTCGGCCATGACCGATCGCCATTCGCGAAACACGGCCGGAGTCGTCTCTATGCGATCGCCGGCATCCGATCTCATGGCGATGATCGCATGCGCATGAACGTGCGGTCGCTTGCCCCCCTCCCCAGCCTCTTTCGGATCGCTGGCAGGATCGTGCATGGCGAAGACATAACGATGGCCCGCAAACTGGTGCGCTAGAAAATCGCGCACGGCACCCTCGAAAGTCGCTGCATCCGTTCCGGCCCGTGCCGACATGATGACGTGCATCACGTCGCGGCTCCTTCGGCTGTGCAGATCACCGCGCCATTCCCTTTGTACCAGATCCCCTGCAGCCTTCTCGCCAGATACTGACCGGCCCCGATCGTCGCGAACATCCTGATACTGGTCGACCAGGTCGCGCAAACGGATGGCGCCGAACTCGACACCGTTCCCATACCCATGAAACGAGAACATCGCGCCGGCCTCGCTGGCGAACGCACTGGCATCATACCGCCCCTGGATGATATCGGCCGCTTTAGCGTCTCCTGTCAGCCGCTCCCCCTGCCCGCTTCGGAGCACCACCAGCCCTTGAACCGAGACTGAACCGTCCTGATGCTTCTCGACCGCATAGGCATAGCGGCGATCGCCAAAGCCACTTGATAAGGTGCTCCGTACCAACTCGTGCAAAGCGTCGTCGGACGTAAGCCTAGAGCCCGTTATCTCGACGCTGAAACTCCCGATGTCGCGGCTTTCGGCACGGTTCTGGAAAAGGTGATCCCAATCACCGCGCACCCTGGCCAATTCCTCGCGGCCCTCAAGGATCCTGCCGTTTTCGTCCTCAACCTTCAGTTCTCCGGATCGGGACACGTAGTTCAACATTGCCCCTACTCGCGCACCGCCCCCATAAGACGCCATTTTGACGACGGCCGGCTGGCTTCCCTTGGCGACGGCAGCAAGCCGCGTCTCCATCGGCCGGCTTGATGGTGTCGCCGTCGCTTGGTCTCGAGGAGCCCACTGGCTCCTCGATCCGGCGCGCTCTCCACGAGAAGCGCCGCCAGAACCTCCTCCACCGCCTGCGCCGAGCTGAGCCAGCTGCTTCAGGCGCTTCCGCATTTCTTCCTCGGCCGCGGCACCACGTCCACCAGACGTCATCTCATGCACCAGCGCTGCGCGCCGCTGCTCCCATTCGCTGGTGAATGCGCCGAAGAAGATTTCCAACGGCTACTTCTCCCCTCGACGCTGATAACCAGCCCGTCGCGACATAGAGCGAAGCTCGCTCATCACCGCCGCCTGAATGCGTTGCACGTTTTCGAGGTTGATATTCAGCTCGCTTGGATGGACGCCCCGGCCACTGTTGAGCGCCCTTGCAACCTGGTTGAGGTTGATTCCAATCATCCGCATGTCTTCGAGCAAAGCCGCCATCACTAGGCGGTCATCCCCCGTCAGGATCGGCCGGACGCCTGCCCCCTCCAATAGCAGCGACCGGAAAAAGCTGGATACCGTCATGCCGGCATCCTCGGCCGCCTTCTCGATCCCCGCATGTTCGTCAACCGTGACACGCACATGCACAGTGCGATCCTTCTTGGCCGGCTCAAGGAGAGCGTTGAATTTCCCGTCATCCATTTGGCCGTTGGCCCCCTACTGGCGCTTGCGTCAGGTGATCGAGGGCTCGTCCCTCGATTGTAGGAAAACGGCGTAGCACATTTTTCCGTATCCTGCCAGCCTCACTACGGGGAAAATCAACGAGACAGCACTACGAGTTTGACTCGTTTCGCTCGCCATTTTGATTTTTAGAACCGGGACTTCGCCCGGGTTGTTTTTCGTAGGAACGCTCACCAGGGTTCACCTCCGAAATCCGCTCCTGAAGGCCTTTGTCCGACCCTCGTACTCAGCCGCAAGGGACGCTTCGCTCTTCGCACCTTGCCGCTTCCGTGCGAGCGTCAGAGCCGGCCTTACGCGGCTCCGGGGTTCACTGATCTGCCGGCGCTTCAGGCGCATCTTGCGGCCACCATATCGTGTGAATATTCCACACGAGTTAGCAACACTGACTCTCCACACGATGTAGTCACATGAAACTATCGACACATCACGTGGATGATTATTCACATGATGCAGGCTTGGTCTAATGGCAGAGATCGTCTACACCGTATGGTAGCAGCATGTTGCGACACCGTGTGAGCGATTGCTCACATCATGTGTGCGCTCACGACATGGGACAGCCGCACGAACACCCAGCTAGCCGCCGAGATACTCATCGGCTAAAAAAGGAGATGCCACATATGCCTCTATGCATTTCGGCCGTGAGCGGCAAAGGGGGAGCAGGGAAGACAACGGCGGCAATCTTGATTGCCGGGGAATATGCGCTTCAGGGAAAGCGTGTCCTTCTCATTGATGCAGACGGCCGCCAAAATCTGCAGGAATGGTGGAAGCGCTGTGAAGCAAAGGACAACCTGCCTGATAACATCGAGCTCATAACGGCTGCCCGTCAAACTACCGTCCAGCAGGTCCTGGAAAACGAGGCGAACAAATTCGATGTCGTTTTGATGGACACGCCCGGTCAAGACACCGTCCTGAGGGACACCATTATCGCCGGGTCCCATGTTGTGCTGACGCCAATTCAGCCAAACCAAGATGAGATCAAGGCGGCGGGCCAGGCCGCGACCGACACGGCCAATATCTCCGACAAAATTGGGCGGGTGATCCCGCACGCCAACTTTGTCACCAGGATCACGTTGCCAGCCAAAATGCTGGAAGCGTATCGGCTGATCAGGCCCTTTGTGCAGAATTTAAAGGAAGGTGGTTATGACTCCTACCTGCTCGATACTGAACTCATGGAGCGAAATTGCTACCGCGAGATTCGAAACGGTTACGGCACTCTGCAGATGCTGGAACTCACGAATCCCGTAAAAAAAGCGCGAGCGGAAGTGATGAGCCTAGTTCAGAACATTGAAGGACTGCTCTTGGGACAGAAAGAGGTAGCGGCCAATGGCTAAGGGGCAAACAACGGTATCTGATTTTGCAGTCGCGCCGCGGCGTAGCCGTCCGATAAACCAGTCGACTGCGGAGGACACTGCTACATTGGCTCCCAGCGTGCCGACAGAAGATGCGAGGATTGAAAATCAGCCTCTGTCGCATAGTGTTGACCCACCTGCGAGCCATCTCATTGCGCCGACTGAAGAGGCCCGACGCGAGCGGGCAGTGAGCAAAGCATTGCAGCGTGAGGATTCTAGAGTTCGCTTGCGTGACCTGAAGAGGGCACGCGATCGCGAATCCAAGCACTACGTCAACTGCCCGTTGGATTACGAGACGAAGAAACGGTTGGAGAAAGCCGCTATCGAGAACGACGTGAAGATGACCGTCATCATGAAGGCCGCAATTGATCAGTTCCTCAAAGACAACGGATATTGATCGATGATTGGCCGTCGCCTCGCCTCAGCCGTCCGACTGCCGCCATGAGAGTGATCTCAGAAACCATTTTGCCTGAAGTAAATGGCGCCATGCGACATCCGGTTTAACCCACCTGCCGTCTGACGGAACTGTTAGCGCGGACAAGCGACATGAGCATTGGGCCAATCGCAAATTCTCCGGCTTCGGTGCGCCGTGTCAGATCACGCAGGTATCCACCCGCCGAGTTGATGTGGCCGCCGCGCTCGAGGATGCAGGCCATCACGGTCGCTGCGTTCTCCGGTCCCATTGCCGAGCAGGCATCCTGATAGGCCGAGGGGCTGACGCCGAGCATCGATCGGACAACAACGGCGGCCGACATCAGCTCTCGCCAGTTGCCCACATGTCCACCTGGGCCGTAGTCGGAGATTTGAGGGCAAGCCTGCAGGACCAATCCGAGCGGGAACGATTTCAGTTCACCATCCTCACCTAGCGGTCGCTTGCACCTTCCGGCTCGCAACTCCCCTCCCCTTGCCCCCTCAGGGGTAGCCGATATTACTTGGTCATCCAGCGGCACGCTCTGCTGCCCGATGCGAGCCGCCAACTTTGCCCCCTGCTTCGTTTCGGAAGCTGGTTCAAGATCAGAAATGGATTCGGGGTTTGAATTCTGTATGTGGCGCTCAATTTGAGACTCTTTGGCGTCTATTTTTTTCACATTCGTGAGCGTTTCCAACTGATTGACGATCTCTTCACGAAGCAGCGACATATCATCGAGTACCGAAGTCAGATGCTCAATCCCGGGAGCCCGAGGAAGGCGTGCTACGATCTCACGAAATATGCAGGTAATCTTCTCCCAATCACCTGCAGCGCCCTCATCGAGGGCGGCGGAAATGAGCTTGGCGACGTCGCGGCGGCAAATTGTCAGGCGCTCCCGTGTGATCCTCATCAGCTCGCGATCAGCAACCGCCTGGGCTGCCAAGGCCTCTATCTCGGCCGCCCGCGCAAGCAAGGGGGCCAACGAGAAGCCGAAAGCCTCTGAGACCGCCCCTGCCCTGTCTCGGCGTGCGTAACGTTTCCCGTTGGCGCTGTCCTTTCGAACGATCAACCCGGCTTCTACCAGGCCAGCCAGGTGCCGTCTTAGCGTGGCTGCAGTCATGCCTTTGGCGCGGATCGAGAGCTGTGCGTTCGACGGGAACACGATCAGCCCGCGATCCTCTGACAGCTCATTGTCCGGATAGAACGTCAGCAAAGCGTCGAGGACGTTCAAGGCGCGATCCGTAACGCCAAGCGCTGGCCGTGCTTCGCAAATCGCCCTGAACAGTTTCCACTTGTTCCGGGTCGTTCCGGGTTCGATAGTCTCCGCAATCTGTTGGCTTGCCAACATGCCAAGCGTCATCGCCCGCCGCCCAAACGGCGTCGTCACACTTCCACTCTCCATCTTCCTTCACCTTTTTAGAAGGCAAAAGAAATCAGCTCGCCAAAATGACGCTCAAGGACTCTTGACTGCGATTCGTGGAAATGCGATTCTCGATCTTGCTACAGATATGAGGAAGGCTTCCACGACTTGGTCGTTTGGGGGCCTTTTTCTTTTGCGGGTCTACCTTTCATCAGTCTTGGTTGATGACAAAAACTCTTGGTGCAATCGCTCCAAATTGTCCGCGATAAAGCGGCCGAACTTGCCAGCCTCATCGGACTTGAGGGCGATTGAATAGCTCTTGCCGGTCCCTTTGAACTCTGCTCTCACCGACGCATCCGTTGCCCGCCATTCGCCCTTATCGGCTGGCTCCCTTGGCAACTGTTCGGCCTTCTTAATCTCCGCCACGAGGAGTTCAAAACGGGCGTCCGATTCGAGAGTGCTGAACTTCTCTTCATCGACAAATTTGCCGACTAGCGCCTTCGTCGATGGCTTCTCGATCCGTTGAGCGAAATCAATCCAACGATCCCGGCCGATGGATTTAGCGGGGCCGATCTTCAAGGCCACCGCTTCCGGAACCCGGCTGGATACCGATAGCATGCGTGTCAGCATCGGAGCGTCGGTTGCAAGAGCGGACTGAATCGTGGATTTGTCGTAGCCGAGATCGAGCAAGCGCTGAGCAAACAAGGCTCTCTCGATGAACGACAGGTTCTGCCGAGCTGAGTTCTCCTGGCCCTGGGCAATAACGTGATCGGCGTCTGAGATTTCCTTGACGACTGCACGAACTTTCCGGCCGAGGTCTTTTGCTGCCCTGGCGCGACGGTGACCAAAAACGATCTGGTATCGGCCGTCATGCGAAGGGTGAGGGCGCACCAGTATGGGCGAATCCTGTCCGCGATCTCGCATGGCTTCAACAAGCTCTATATAGGCAGCATCGTCGTCAGCCATGCGATCCGAAACGAACGAGCTGTCGAGGTCCGCCGTATCCAGTTCGACAACAAGCTCGCCCGCAAGATTCTGGTCCACGCGGGCGGCTTTCTCAGCCAGCTCGTTCAATGAGCTAATCATCGACCGGGAGGCACCCCGCGCCGCGTATTCAGGCTTCGCCTTTCGCTCCTGAACCTCGCTCTGAGGCGAGGTGATATTTGCAAAAACATCCCTTCGAGCCATCACGGATTCCTACGTTTGTTGATTTCATTGAAGAAAATTGCCGTTTGTACGGCTGACAATTTCTTCCTATCCATCTCGACGCCCCCAGGCCTTGTGCAGCAACCCAATCACTTCGGCGTTCACTGCGTCCATTGATTCCCGGGCGCGGTCATAGGTAGAAGGCGTGAATTGAGAGCGTTCGACTTCGTAAAGGGTTTGCTTGGTCAGCCCGGCGTCTGAGATCGCCGTAGACTTGACCATCTGATGCCTCATCATCTGGGCGGCGAACATGCTTTGCATAAACCCGACCATCTGCTGTTGCGGAATGTCCGTCGGCTCGTAGCGGGTTACCAGGTAGCGAAACCAGTCGAGCGAGACGTTCACGCCGACTGCTTCGACGCTTTTCAAAATATTGCCGAGCATCAGGAGGAACTGCGACATAGACATGATGTCGAGCATTTGCGGGTGAACCGTGATCAGCACGGACGTAGCCGCCGTCAAGGCCGTCAGCGTCAGGTAGCCGAGCTGGGGAGGGCAATCGATCACGACGACATCGTAGCGATCATCGACCTCGGCGAGTGCGTCACCGATTCTCGTGTAGAAGAGCTTGCCCGCGCTCGAATCCTTTCGCTGCATGGCGATAGGCGTCTCGTACTCGTATTCCTGGAGTTCGAGATTTGCAGGAACGATGTCCAAAGTCGGAAAATTCGTCGGCTGGATTACCTCCGTGATCGACCGGCGCTCGTCGTCGTAGCGCAGTGCCTCATAGAGAGACGCCTTCTCATCGAGCTCCGGCTGGATGCCATAGAGCGCCGTCAATGAAGCCTGCGGATCGAGATCGACGGCAAGGACGCGGTAACCACGCAATGCCAGATACTGAGCCAGGTGCGCAGACGTGGTGGTCTTCCCGCTGCCCCCCTTAAAATTCACTACCGCTATTACCTGTAGCCGTTCATGTTCCT
The Rhizobium sp. NLR16a genome window above contains:
- a CDS encoding ParA family protein, whose translation is MPLCISAVSGKGGAGKTTAAILIAGEYALQGKRVLLIDADGRQNLQEWWKRCEAKDNLPDNIELITAARQTTVQQVLENEANKFDVVLMDTPGQDTVLRDTIIAGSHVVLTPIQPNQDEIKAAGQAATDTANISDKIGRVIPHANFVTRITLPAKMLEAYRLIRPFVQNLKEGGYDSYLLDTELMERNCYREIRNGYGTLQMLELTNPVKKARAEVMSLVQNIEGLLLGQKEVAANG
- a CDS encoding conjugal transfer protein TraA; this encodes MEIFFGAFTSEWEQRRAALVHEMTSGGRGAAAEEEMRKRLKQLAQLGAGGGGGSGGASRGERAGSRSQWAPRDQATATPSSRPMETRLAAVAKGSQPAVVKMASYGGGARVGAMLNYVSRSGELKVEDENGRILEGREELARVRGDWDHLFQNRAESRDIGSFSVEITGSRLTSDDALHELVRSTLSSGFGDRRYAYAVEKHQDGSVSVQGLVVLRSGQGERLTGDAKAADIIQGRYDASAFASEAGAMFSFHGYGNGVEFGAIRLRDLVDQYQDVRDDRGRSVSGEKAAGDLVQREWRGDLHSRRSRDVMHVIMSARAGTDAATFEGAVRDFLAHQFAGHRYVFAMHDPASDPKEAGEGGKRPHVHAHAIIAMRSDAGDRIETTPAVFREWRSVMAEKAREHGIEMEMTDRREFATPPAFTRTQVRPVSRNGRTEHVGTSEPAQARYDAKRSGRRAVAKSDRSRQYIIKAQESWQKVALASGDRQTIVYATQHREYLEAGLSEATKDAGANIIHADFGSNFRANLVTLQEMVLEGQELRETSRAEFEAYEKKVETALFKLERTVAADDRADFDEVAGLARDFVNQKRELVELYEKRNEMQATQSREELTEVISPDGRMDGMEQSQMPEEEFARAVEAEIGRLKAEGFSKAYISERSFEIEDGVLKQYAEAARNSSRDPINDAWGSAVAKHGEAVVEAGNDAMIDVDHYREGLDRIEAGEFSADGKEAMQAGLDQAMQRAAELAIAGNSYVREIAKEDPDLQRLIDQAENNVPSRNDDREEVIKGVQGVIVERIDRLDERLNSQDSPNFISEDSYATRSEASAERQFLSHMSAQLDRLGPDEVLDLSRTEVDYGYDDEDADSARMSGLEYEPEIERDRREHEGHVESVAPQLEQLKVHGVVVDTSFKAVEPAPIDEAAYLAEMQREFDPEAEPDREDDARKAHELASTVDATNRLNKESEADHRSGDTTRTDPAQQHVPRLEELEREQMEQRERDHDDRDR
- the mobC gene encoding plasmid mobilization relaxosome protein MobC, which encodes MDDGKFNALLEPAKKDRTVHVRVTVDEHAGIEKAAEDAGMTVSSFFRSLLLEGAGVRPILTGDDRLVMAALLEDMRMIGINLNQVARALNSGRGVHPSELNINLENVQRIQAAVMSELRSMSRRAGYQRRGEK
- the repC gene encoding plasmid replication protein RepC codes for the protein MESGSVTTPFGRRAMTLGMLASQQIAETIEPGTTRNKWKLFRAICEARPALGVTDRALNVLDALLTFYPDNELSEDRGLIVFPSNAQLSIRAKGMTAATLRRHLAGLVEAGLIVRKDSANGKRYARRDRAGAVSEAFGFSLAPLLARAAEIEALAAQAVADRELMRITRERLTICRRDVAKLISAALDEGAAGDWEKITCIFREIVARLPRAPGIEHLTSVLDDMSLLREEIVNQLETLTNVKKIDAKESQIERHIQNSNPESISDLEPASETKQGAKLAARIGQQSVPLDDQVISATPEGARGGELRAGRCKRPLGEDGELKSFPLGLVLQACPQISDYGPGGHVGNWRELMSAAVVVRSMLGVSPSAYQDACSAMGPENAATVMACILERGGHINSAGGYLRDLTRRTEAGEFAIGPMLMSLVRANSSVRRQVG
- the repA gene encoding plasmid partitioning protein RepA, with the translated sequence MNVKMATSEKVPGFADTILEQGGDISSKLDMLRREKFPPNAQKSLRQFSLAEVADFVGVSQSYLKKLHLKGKGVEPTTTSTGRRYYTADQINELRTLLDRVPHRKEHERLQVIAVVNFKGGSGKTTTSAHLAQYLALRGYRVLAVDLDPQASLTALYGIQPELDEKASLYEALRYDDERRSITEVIQPTNFPTLDIVPANLELQEYEYETPIAMQRKDSSAGKLFYTRIGDALAEVDDRYDVVVIDCPPQLGYLTLTALTAATSVLITVHPQMLDIMSMSQFLLMLGNILKSVEAVGVNVSLDWFRYLVTRYEPTDIPQQQMVGFMQSMFAAQMMRHQMVKSTAISDAGLTKQTLYEVERSQFTPSTYDRARESMDAVNAEVIGLLHKAWGRRDG
- the repB gene encoding plasmid partitioning protein RepB — protein: MARRDVFANITSPQSEVQERKAKPEYAARGASRSMISSLNELAEKAARVDQNLAGELVVELDTADLDSSFVSDRMADDDAAYIELVEAMRDRGQDSPILVRPHPSHDGRYQIVFGHRRARAAKDLGRKVRAVVKEISDADHVIAQGQENSARQNLSFIERALFAQRLLDLGYDKSTIQSALATDAPMLTRMLSVSSRVPEAVALKIGPAKSIGRDRWIDFAQRIEKPSTKALVGKFVDEEKFSTLESDARFELLVAEIKKAEQLPREPADKGEWRATDASVRAEFKGTGKSYSIALKSDEAGKFGRFIADNLERLHQEFLSSTKTDER